From one Peredibacter starrii genomic stretch:
- a CDS encoding bactofilin family protein: protein MINDQDFKDFHYNVFGAKTRINGDIILAGDAIINSSIEGSIEIKDTGKLVLERGSFVKGKIKAIDLEIFGQVEGDIECSGLVSIRSSAVVTGSIKSGRLVIYPGAVVEMNASSQDQT from the coding sequence GTGATCAATGATCAAGACTTCAAAGATTTTCATTATAACGTTTTTGGTGCCAAGACTCGTATCAACGGTGACATCATTCTTGCCGGCGACGCCATCATCAATTCAAGTATCGAAGGCAGCATTGAAATCAAAGACACTGGGAAACTGGTGCTCGAGCGTGGAAGTTTCGTAAAAGGCAAAATCAAGGCCATCGATCTTGAAATCTTCGGTCAGGTTGAAGGTGATATTGAATGTTCGGGATTGGTTTCGATTCGTTCAAGTGCGGTTGTAACAGGATCTATTAAATCAGGGCGTCTCGTGATTTATCCTGGGGCCGTCGTTGAAATGAACGCCAGCTCCCAGGACCAAACTTAA
- a CDS encoding L,D-transpeptidase family protein, with product MKNFKFITLMMLTISVGLAKAQDIFYPSNIMMMDDKFAHHVILVEKATHKLHIYENAATEPRLVKTFNMATGKTKGDKASNGDHKTPEGIYTIYDFYSKDELFRRHGNYAKIYGSGAFPMDYPNFIDERAKKTGGGIWLHSTDDDNRISKGLDSRGCVVVQNQDLKDISQFIELNNTPIIVVQDVHFLSKTTWERNRKDINDAVQKWATAWKTKDFDNYINSYDKERFYDKKHGGYNGYKNYKKAVFSRADSPEIKLDFISIMANEDYAVVHLQQDYRSPVINDIGKKTLYLQKDNNYDWKIVGELWSAVDSKSVASFTPSKRFFKE from the coding sequence TTGAAAAATTTTAAATTCATTACTTTGATGATGTTGACTATTTCTGTCGGTCTGGCCAAGGCCCAGGATATCTTTTATCCCTCTAACATTATGATGATGGACGATAAGTTCGCCCACCACGTGATCTTAGTGGAAAAGGCCACTCATAAACTTCATATTTATGAGAACGCTGCCACTGAACCAAGACTAGTGAAGACCTTTAATATGGCCACTGGTAAGACAAAAGGTGATAAGGCGAGCAACGGGGATCACAAAACTCCAGAAGGGATCTACACGATCTATGACTTCTACTCGAAAGATGAACTTTTCCGTCGCCACGGAAACTACGCCAAGATTTACGGCAGTGGTGCTTTCCCGATGGACTACCCGAACTTTATCGATGAGCGTGCTAAGAAAACTGGCGGAGGAATCTGGCTTCACTCTACTGATGACGATAACCGCATCTCTAAGGGTCTGGACTCAAGAGGCTGCGTCGTTGTTCAGAACCAAGATCTAAAAGACATCTCTCAATTCATCGAACTTAACAACACTCCGATCATCGTGGTTCAAGACGTTCACTTCCTTTCAAAAACAACTTGGGAAAGAAACCGTAAAGACATCAACGATGCGGTTCAAAAGTGGGCAACTGCCTGGAAGACTAAAGACTTCGATAACTACATCAATAGTTACGATAAAGAGCGCTTCTACGATAAGAAACACGGTGGATACAACGGTTACAAAAACTATAAAAAGGCCGTTTTCTCTCGTGCGGACTCTCCTGAGATCAAATTGGACTTCATTTCAATCATGGCCAACGAAGATTATGCGGTTGTTCATTTACAACAAGACTACCGTTCGCCAGTAATTAATGACATTGGTAAAAAGACCCTATATCTTCAGAAAGATAATAACTACGACTGGAAAATCGTGGGTGAACTATGGTCGGCAGTGGATTCAAAAAGCGTCGCCTCCTTCACTCCTTCTAAGCGTTTCTTTAAAGAATAG
- a CDS encoding coiled-coil domain-containing protein, whose translation MTYYFISGAPEKLREFLNRFPMLSDAVEVKTNEQILSEEGSKDIFYFVDLHSLPVVKQALVFYIREKIPAAKLIYVTGDENASDLKNHQKSPIGGDAYVPFEINASELNAIVESLALKPPALPKVAPVKLSRLDMKTQFDDLEKLDAMKGHPVSVQVDDVFKSIIKTAAKKPLWQSAEALIKPVENNDSGEEPMSTKDQELSFDDGELEISIGDEEISSAPADDGLDLSLAEEDSLSLSDGSDDLNLAESSDQEQFGDLSLDTEEGEELSLGEEEEGEELSLGDDEGEELSLGDEEPLENIGELSFDEEIPALGELSLAEEPAADDLSLSGDVGLDLGDDDLSLNLGDEDASLDLSGNDEPSLSLDDGEMSDDAMAKLKEIDAIMDYDASQVAIRANPLQELESSIDEPLVSDDINLDNINFSSDEVGLEPEEEEIEEKPKKKKREPAPREARDLGQDLKEISGAYSGEMERMQATISNLRSDREELLAKIQKLEEDKVLQSRQSLSLRAELDEKKIELTIIRKKLNEEINELKDRLKLFDEKRLIIEEKNRILAQELDKAAQKNKIDVKKVQMRERELEQRLELLKADAETQIRHRDLKILELKRKIDAMEFDMESISTQEKRSVESRFELEDKLEKAIKTLRNAITVLEDETDRTNALDALKKNIDM comes from the coding sequence ATGACCTACTATTTCATCAGCGGGGCCCCGGAGAAACTCAGAGAATTTCTGAATCGGTTTCCTATGCTCTCCGACGCCGTTGAAGTTAAGACCAATGAACAGATTCTCAGCGAAGAAGGTAGTAAGGACATTTTTTATTTCGTAGATTTGCATTCACTACCTGTAGTTAAGCAAGCTCTGGTGTTCTATATCCGCGAGAAAATCCCGGCCGCAAAGTTGATCTATGTGACCGGAGATGAGAATGCTTCAGACTTAAAAAACCATCAAAAGTCTCCGATTGGTGGAGACGCCTATGTTCCATTTGAAATCAATGCCTCTGAGTTGAACGCAATAGTTGAGTCTCTGGCGTTGAAACCTCCTGCGCTTCCTAAGGTCGCTCCGGTGAAATTAAGTCGCCTGGATATGAAGACCCAATTTGATGATCTTGAAAAACTCGATGCCATGAAAGGCCATCCGGTGAGTGTCCAGGTTGATGATGTCTTTAAGAGCATCATTAAAACCGCCGCCAAAAAGCCATTGTGGCAGAGTGCTGAAGCTTTAATTAAACCAGTTGAAAATAATGATTCGGGAGAAGAACCCATGAGTACGAAAGACCAAGAACTGTCATTCGATGACGGTGAGCTTGAGATCAGTATTGGAGACGAGGAAATCTCCTCGGCGCCGGCTGATGATGGTCTGGATTTAAGTCTGGCAGAAGAGGACAGTCTCTCATTAAGTGACGGATCAGATGATCTGAACCTTGCTGAATCCTCTGATCAAGAGCAGTTTGGAGATCTTTCTTTGGACACTGAAGAAGGCGAGGAGCTTTCCCTTGGTGAAGAAGAAGAGGGCGAAGAACTGTCACTCGGCGATGATGAAGGTGAGGAACTTTCTCTTGGTGATGAAGAGCCATTGGAAAATATCGGTGAACTTTCTTTTGATGAAGAAATTCCTGCATTGGGTGAATTGAGCCTTGCCGAGGAACCCGCTGCAGATGATTTGAGTCTTAGCGGTGACGTTGGTCTGGATCTCGGTGATGATGATCTCTCGTTGAATCTAGGTGATGAAGATGCTTCGCTTGATCTCTCTGGCAATGATGAACCTTCTCTCTCTCTAGATGATGGCGAGATGTCGGACGACGCCATGGCGAAGTTAAAAGAAATCGACGCCATCATGGATTACGATGCCTCACAGGTCGCGATCCGTGCCAATCCACTTCAGGAGCTGGAATCATCAATCGATGAGCCGCTGGTTTCCGACGATATCAATCTTGATAACATCAACTTTTCTTCTGACGAGGTCGGCCTTGAACCAGAAGAGGAAGAGATTGAAGAAAAACCAAAGAAAAAGAAACGCGAGCCTGCTCCACGAGAGGCCCGTGATCTTGGTCAGGATTTAAAGGAAATCTCTGGAGCTTATTCAGGGGAAATGGAGCGCATGCAGGCCACCATTTCAAACCTCCGTTCTGATCGTGAAGAGCTACTAGCAAAGATTCAGAAGCTTGAAGAGGACAAAGTGCTCCAAAGCCGCCAGAGTCTTTCACTTCGCGCCGAACTTGATGAGAAGAAAATTGAACTAACGATCATCCGTAAGAAGTTAAACGAAGAGATCAATGAGCTCAAAGACAGACTGAAGCTCTTTGATGAGAAAAGACTCATCATTGAAGAGAAGAATAGAATTCTTGCGCAAGAGCTTGATAAAGCTGCGCAAAAGAATAAAATTGATGTGAAAAAAGTGCAAATGCGCGAAAGAGAACTGGAACAACGTCTGGAGCTCTTGAAGGCAGATGCAGAAACTCAAATCAGACACCGCGACCTGAAGATCTTGGAGCTTAAGCGTAAGATTGATGCTATGGAGTTTGATATGGAGTCCATCTCAACGCAAGAGAAGCGTTCTGTGGAAAGCCGATTTGAGTTGGAAGATAAATTAGAAAAGGCCATCAAGACTCTTCGAAATGCTATTACAGTCCTCGAAGATGAAACTGATCGCACCAATGCATTGGATGCATTGAAGAAAAACATAGACATGTAA
- a CDS encoding GGDEF domain-containing protein, with the protein MNKKEDQLEILAIGLDSFSIEAIKKSLKENKLKYHISFLQDVADLTGFAKRNAAQAVFFYSNRQSQKTVDDIRRIHQLIPRAAITLLSPRAEQSGIVGAFRAGLFDFLTLPIDQHEMRTVIYRLKLHGAIQSGQWNPERAVLHLFSRPESFTAIRDVAAGLDQYMGLFFEVEKEIHFTSSLKIITSLQQKLKLTEHQLKRIKRFLFDDTGLIFGLRFVNDRFYFLVKRGDGQLSYLVARNISEYSIKDILSDYLSNVLKTSLSILAESRKREAMRMLSLTDEVTGLFNQRKLIEDLELYIARYQHDKMGFSLLFVDIDYFKNVNDQFGHVVGSQLLIDMAAILKGQLRSSDLVYRYGGDEFIVLLPRTSVEETKKIALRVSEAVKNAEFVVDNDKKYRLSLSIGVAEFPTDATSAKSIIDFADKMMYMSKKSGRGKVFHVTEVVA; encoded by the coding sequence ATGAACAAAAAAGAAGATCAGTTAGAAATTCTGGCCATTGGTTTAGACTCGTTTTCGATCGAGGCAATCAAGAAGTCCCTGAAAGAGAACAAGCTGAAGTATCACATCAGCTTCCTTCAGGACGTCGCCGATTTAACTGGCTTCGCCAAGAGAAATGCTGCTCAGGCAGTGTTCTTCTATTCTAACCGCCAAAGCCAAAAGACCGTGGACGACATCCGCCGGATTCACCAGTTGATTCCTCGCGCTGCCATTACACTTCTTTCACCACGTGCCGAACAAAGCGGGATCGTAGGCGCTTTCCGTGCGGGCCTTTTTGATTTCCTCACTCTTCCTATTGATCAACATGAAATGCGCACAGTAATTTACCGCTTAAAACTTCATGGTGCCATCCAAAGTGGCCAGTGGAACCCAGAGCGCGCAGTTCTGCACTTGTTTTCACGTCCGGAGAGCTTCACTGCCATTCGTGATGTGGCCGCGGGCCTTGATCAATACATGGGCCTTTTCTTTGAAGTAGAGAAGGAGATTCACTTCACTTCGAGTCTCAAAATCATTACCTCACTTCAACAAAAGCTAAAACTCACTGAACATCAGTTGAAACGCATTAAGCGCTTCCTCTTTGATGATACAGGACTTATCTTTGGCCTTCGTTTTGTGAATGACCGCTTCTACTTCCTAGTTAAAAGAGGAGACGGCCAACTTTCATACCTCGTGGCCCGAAATATTTCAGAATATTCAATCAAAGACATCCTCAGTGATTATCTTTCAAACGTTCTGAAAACTTCTCTCTCAATTCTCGCCGAGTCTCGCAAGCGCGAGGCCATGCGTATGCTTTCACTTACAGACGAAGTCACCGGTCTTTTCAATCAGCGTAAGCTCATCGAAGACCTTGAGCTCTATATTGCTCGCTACCAGCACGATAAAATGGGCTTTAGCCTCCTGTTTGTTGATATCGATTACTTCAAAAACGTGAACGATCAGTTTGGCCACGTGGTTGGCAGCCAACTCTTAATCGATATGGCCGCTATTTTAAAAGGTCAGCTTCGCTCTTCCGATCTCGTCTACCGTTACGGCGGAGATGAATTCATCGTCCTACTTCCACGCACGAGTGTCGAAGAAACGAAGAAGATTGCCCTTCGTGTTTCTGAAGCAGTTAAAAACGCGGAATTCGTTGTCGATAATGACAAAAAATATCGCCTCTCACTTTCTATCGGTGTGGCCGAATTCCCAACTGATGCAACTAGCGCCAAGTCCATCATCGATTTCGCAGATAAGATGATGTACATGTCTAAGAAGTCAGGTCGCGGGAAAGTTTTCCACGTTACCGAGGTTGTGGCCTAG
- a CDS encoding FMN-binding negative transcriptional regulator: MSTIKKVTSAGESDKTLTMYNPKHFINDNIDELNSLIDQYPFATLITGEEVGHLPLYREGNKLVGHMARRNQLKLGEKVKVVFNGPQTYINSSWYAKNDVPTWNYAVVHIDGNLKLIEDNKGILKILNFSNDHMNQQYEEKWDMYVPEDLRGEQLSKAIVGIEISIDNIEGKFKLSQNRNDADYAGVLEGLSRREDEMSQKIRQLMTRPQPR; this comes from the coding sequence ATGTCAACTATTAAAAAAGTTACTTCCGCTGGCGAAAGTGATAAGACTTTAACTATGTATAATCCAAAGCATTTTATTAACGACAATATAGATGAGTTGAACTCCCTTATTGATCAGTACCCTTTTGCCACTCTCATTACCGGAGAAGAGGTTGGTCATCTTCCACTCTATCGAGAGGGAAATAAACTCGTGGGCCACATGGCCAGGAGGAATCAATTAAAACTAGGTGAAAAAGTTAAGGTGGTTTTCAATGGGCCTCAGACTTATATTAATTCAAGTTGGTATGCCAAAAACGATGTACCGACTTGGAACTATGCTGTTGTTCACATTGATGGAAATCTTAAACTCATCGAAGACAATAAAGGCATTCTCAAAATTCTCAATTTCTCGAATGATCATATGAATCAGCAGTATGAAGAAAAATGGGACATGTATGTTCCGGAAGACCTAAGAGGAGAGCAACTCTCAAAAGCGATCGTTGGGATTGAAATTTCGATTGATAATATCGAGGGAAAATTCAAATTGAGCCAGAACCGAAACGATGCTGACTATGCCGGCGTTTTAGAAGGTCTTTCTCGACGAGAAGATGAAATGAGTCAAAAGATCAGACAGCTAATGACTAGGCCACAACCTCGGTAA
- a CDS encoding HNH endonuclease: protein MRLNHLANKILLSDTKKLAGAEREATVKLLHHLKEIDKRKLYCDLKHSSLFAYCVHELGYSEGAAHRRIVAARALAEMPEIEKKIEDGSLNLTNISLVNQFIDDPIQKREVFKEIENLTKNECEQKLFEITGKEEKPKDKKKRISKNKIQVAFVLSDETMELVEQLKNLLGKEMEMDQLIQFMAKKAIESVEKTKFKQTKPRQSLSPAKVGRAIPASVKRTVYGRDKKCTNCGTTHNLNYDHIIPYSMGGPSSVENLRLLCRECNQRGRIKAGLRAPPKTIRLF from the coding sequence ATGAGACTAAATCATCTTGCAAATAAAATTTTACTGAGTGATACGAAAAAGTTGGCCGGAGCTGAGAGAGAAGCCACTGTGAAACTTCTTCATCACTTAAAAGAAATAGATAAGAGAAAGCTTTACTGCGATTTAAAGCACTCTTCCTTATTCGCGTACTGTGTTCATGAATTAGGTTACTCAGAAGGTGCGGCCCATAGACGAATCGTGGCAGCACGTGCTCTGGCGGAGATGCCAGAAATTGAAAAGAAAATCGAAGATGGAAGCTTGAATCTCACAAATATTTCATTGGTGAATCAATTTATTGATGATCCTATTCAAAAACGTGAAGTCTTTAAAGAAATTGAAAATTTAACTAAGAATGAATGCGAACAAAAATTGTTCGAGATAACCGGCAAAGAAGAAAAACCAAAAGATAAAAAGAAGCGCATTTCAAAGAATAAAATCCAAGTCGCGTTTGTTCTGTCAGATGAAACGATGGAGTTGGTGGAACAACTCAAAAATCTTCTCGGAAAAGAAATGGAGATGGATCAGTTAATTCAGTTCATGGCAAAGAAGGCCATTGAATCAGTGGAAAAAACGAAGTTCAAACAAACAAAACCTCGCCAATCACTTTCGCCAGCGAAAGTAGGAAGAGCAATCCCGGCCTCGGTAAAACGAACAGTTTATGGGCGAGATAAGAAATGCACCAATTGCGGGACAACTCATAACTTGAATTATGACCACATCATTCCATATTCAATGGGAGGACCAAGTTCAGTCGAGAATTTAAGACTTTTATGTAGGGAGTGTAATCAGCGAGGACGAATAAAAGCGGGGCTCAGGGCCCCGCCGAAAACGATTAGGCTTTTTTAG
- the nadE gene encoding NAD(+) synthase — protein sequence MKTNLILHQTHHTLADFDAIFQSTVELLKGDGLHVFPELYLTGYPLQDLVLQRPFIESYLEYLNDLDLWAKKASGSWRALIGGLHYEMENNGFPKKITNVIYEVVPGVGLKNLYSKRLLPNYDIFDEQKYFSAGTETAFYEFNGQLFGLQICEDMWASSVHELDPCKLMHDEVQKKGLKLAAVINLSASPFEAAKKKKRFDRARNISLLFGCPFVYVNRVGGEDEILFDGGSFIMAGSKLQLEMKSFEAESKTVALEEISGSYSEKPEIKAENTWEGLFSPRLNMESRPATLKVWTDEECEEVMKALIFGLQEYATKSGFKKFLVALSGGMDSALVLALVKIGLRPGQSFEAIYMPSVFSSPVSTELSEDMCRRLGIKLSYFPIKFLHSAVKNAFTQNFQEPFQGLTDENVQSRLRGTLLYTRSNQTGAMVINTSNKSELAVGYSTQYGDSVGAISLLGDLFKSEVYRLAEYVNKHHGNYIPEGIIKRGPSAELRENQLDQDSLPPYDRLDPMLEGILSYRLGKKQLLEAGFTETEITRVLNLYLKSEYKRAQFCPILKVKAKSFGFGYRMPMSKNISYQF from the coding sequence ATGAAAACGAATCTGATCCTTCATCAAACTCATCATACTCTGGCGGACTTCGACGCGATTTTCCAGTCGACGGTTGAGCTATTAAAAGGCGATGGCCTGCACGTTTTTCCAGAGCTTTACCTCACTGGTTACCCTCTTCAGGACTTGGTGCTTCAGCGACCTTTCATTGAAAGCTATTTGGAATATTTGAACGATCTGGATCTTTGGGCGAAAAAAGCTTCGGGTTCTTGGCGTGCTTTGATTGGTGGACTTCATTATGAGATGGAGAACAATGGGTTTCCGAAGAAGATTACCAATGTGATTTATGAAGTGGTTCCGGGTGTGGGTTTGAAGAATTTATATTCAAAACGCCTGCTACCGAACTACGACATCTTTGATGAGCAAAAATATTTTTCGGCGGGAACTGAAACGGCTTTTTATGAATTTAATGGGCAGCTTTTTGGGCTGCAGATTTGTGAAGATATGTGGGCCTCGAGTGTTCATGAACTTGATCCATGTAAACTGATGCATGATGAAGTTCAGAAGAAAGGGCTTAAACTTGCGGCGGTAATTAATTTATCTGCTTCTCCTTTTGAGGCGGCCAAAAAGAAAAAACGTTTTGATCGTGCTCGCAATATTTCTCTTCTGTTTGGTTGTCCTTTCGTTTATGTGAACCGTGTTGGTGGAGAGGATGAAATTCTTTTTGATGGTGGAAGTTTCATCATGGCCGGTTCAAAGCTTCAGCTTGAAATGAAGTCGTTTGAAGCGGAATCTAAGACGGTGGCACTGGAAGAAATCTCAGGCAGCTACTCTGAAAAACCAGAAATTAAAGCGGAGAACACCTGGGAAGGTCTTTTCTCGCCTAGACTTAATATGGAATCTCGTCCGGCAACTTTGAAAGTTTGGACGGATGAAGAATGTGAAGAAGTCATGAAGGCCCTGATTTTTGGTCTTCAGGAATATGCCACGAAAAGTGGTTTCAAAAAGTTCCTGGTCGCTCTTTCCGGTGGGATGGATTCGGCCTTGGTTTTGGCCTTAGTCAAAATTGGGTTAAGACCCGGTCAGAGCTTTGAAGCGATTTATATGCCGAGTGTGTTCTCTTCTCCAGTGAGTACTGAGCTTTCCGAAGATATGTGCCGCCGTTTGGGGATTAAGCTTTCTTATTTTCCAATTAAGTTTCTTCATTCTGCAGTTAAAAATGCTTTCACACAGAACTTTCAGGAGCCTTTCCAAGGGCTTACTGATGAGAACGTTCAGAGTCGTTTGCGCGGGACTTTGTTATACACGCGATCAAATCAGACCGGGGCGATGGTGATCAATACTTCAAATAAGTCGGAGCTCGCGGTGGGGTACTCGACTCAGTATGGGGACTCTGTGGGTGCTATTTCCCTTTTGGGAGACCTATTTAAGAGCGAAGTTTACCGTTTGGCCGAATATGTGAATAAGCATCATGGGAACTACATCCCAGAGGGCATTATTAAGCGCGGCCCATCGGCCGAATTGCGTGAAAATCAACTGGATCAGGACTCACTTCCGCCTTATGATCGTCTGGATCCAATGCTTGAAGGGATTTTGAGTTATCGTTTAGGTAAGAAGCAGCTACTCGAAGCGGGATTTACTGAGACAGAAATTACAAGGGTACTTAATCTTTATCTCAAATCAGAGTATAAAAGAGCTCAGTTCTGCCCGATCTTAAAAGTGAAGGCAAAAAGCTTTGGTTTTGGTTACCGTATGCCGATGAGCAAAAATATTAGCTACCAATTTTGA
- the trmFO gene encoding methylenetetrahydrofolate--tRNA-(uracil(54)-C(5))-methyltransferase (FADH(2)-oxidizing) TrmFO gives MQKSATTRVLVIGAGLAGSEAAMFLARNGVHVVLIEAKALKLNPAQKIPTFAELVCTNSLKSLDPYSAHGLLKSEMKAMGSFIIQAAEKHAVPAGDALAVDREKFSAEITEQLKAHPLIQVVDLEAANPIELKEKFECQYAIVATGPLTTKALEDWILKEVSGDDFYFYDAIAPVVDADTLDLSKMYFKDRHKEMEEGGDYLNSQMTKEQYYAFIEELKNAEKVQPKEFEDWKFFESCLPIDLMAERGPDTARFSCMKPVGLEPDINGKWPFAVVQLRKENLLGSAYNLVGFQTRLTYKEQVRVFRMIPGLEEASFIHLGSCHRNSFLNARKLLDFDLKSKKFPEVYFAGQITGVEGYTESASMGLYVAFQLLRRIKGEEAIHFPVETAMGALVNYIMTIEKPCPSNINFGLLPSIEFTREMKKAGGKKLKKELVAKRAQEVFQSFFSTLR, from the coding sequence ATGCAGAAATCCGCCACAACTCGTGTTCTTGTAATTGGGGCCGGCCTTGCTGGTTCTGAGGCGGCCATGTTTTTGGCCAGAAATGGTGTGCATGTCGTGCTGATCGAGGCCAAAGCTCTCAAATTAAATCCGGCACAGAAGATTCCAACTTTCGCAGAACTTGTTTGTACCAATTCACTCAAGTCACTTGATCCATATTCGGCCCACGGACTTCTAAAATCCGAAATGAAGGCGATGGGATCATTCATTATCCAAGCTGCTGAGAAACATGCGGTTCCGGCCGGAGACGCTCTGGCAGTTGATCGTGAAAAATTCTCAGCAGAAATCACTGAACAATTGAAAGCTCACCCTTTGATTCAAGTGGTAGACCTCGAAGCTGCCAATCCAATTGAGCTGAAAGAAAAATTTGAGTGTCAGTACGCCATCGTGGCCACTGGCCCACTTACCACGAAGGCCCTAGAAGACTGGATTCTGAAAGAAGTTTCAGGAGACGATTTTTATTTCTACGACGCCATCGCTCCAGTGGTGGACGCTGATACACTTGATCTTTCAAAAATGTATTTCAAAGATCGCCACAAGGAAATGGAAGAGGGCGGAGATTATCTCAACTCTCAAATGACCAAAGAGCAATATTACGCTTTCATTGAAGAACTAAAAAACGCTGAGAAAGTTCAGCCGAAAGAGTTTGAAGATTGGAAGTTTTTTGAATCATGTCTTCCAATTGATCTCATGGCAGAACGTGGCCCGGATACCGCCCGCTTCTCTTGTATGAAGCCAGTGGGTCTTGAGCCTGACATTAACGGCAAGTGGCCATTTGCGGTGGTTCAACTTCGTAAAGAAAACCTTCTTGGGTCGGCCTACAACTTAGTAGGTTTCCAGACCCGTCTTACTTATAAAGAACAAGTGCGTGTATTCCGCATGATCCCGGGTCTAGAGGAAGCGAGCTTCATTCACCTTGGTTCATGTCACCGTAACTCGTTCTTGAATGCCAGAAAACTTTTGGATTTCGATCTTAAGTCGAAGAAATTCCCAGAGGTCTATTTCGCGGGCCAGATCACAGGAGTTGAAGGTTATACCGAATCAGCTTCGATGGGTCTGTATGTGGCCTTCCAATTGCTTCGTCGAATTAAAGGCGAAGAGGCGATCCATTTCCCGGTTGAGACCGCGATGGGGGCACTGGTGAACTACATCATGACCATTGAGAAGCCATGTCCTTCGAACATTAACTTTGGACTCCTGCCTTCAATCGAGTTTACCCGTGAGATGAAAAAGGCCGGCGGTAAGAAACTTAAGAAAGAACTGGTGGCCAAGCGTGCACAAGAAGTTTTCCAAAGCTTTTTTTCCACGTTAAGATAA
- a CDS encoding DMT family transporter: MAGTLLVIIACLFWGLDTLIRYPLVERGIHPITIVFYEHMVLVAIFSLGLIPAIKRIGELKLADVFSFFIIGGIGSAIATVAFTESFQYLNPSLVILLQKLQPIVAIILAAIVLKEEIQKQFIIWAAVCLIGGLLVSSPDIERFYHLMRSNFGAVTSDAAVKGYGLVAISIVGWGATTVFGKRLSMVGFEPKSIMAGRFLSGLLVLIPFVQWNRSLILPSGEDYLRILIMVIISGALAMWFYYQGLKRLSAKTTAIAEMFFPFFAIIFNWIFLGKQLSEVQLVGGGILIFGSLVIQLKKY; encoded by the coding sequence ATGGCTGGAACCCTTCTTGTAATTATCGCATGTCTCTTTTGGGGCTTAGACACCCTGATTCGCTATCCACTCGTGGAGCGCGGAATTCATCCTATCACCATCGTTTTCTACGAACACATGGTGCTGGTGGCGATTTTCTCATTGGGCCTCATTCCTGCCATTAAACGTATCGGCGAATTAAAGCTCGCAGACGTTTTTAGTTTCTTTATTATCGGTGGTATCGGTTCCGCGATTGCGACTGTTGCCTTCACTGAATCGTTTCAATATTTAAATCCTTCATTGGTAATCCTGCTGCAGAAACTGCAACCGATTGTGGCGATCATTCTGGCCGCCATAGTTTTAAAAGAAGAAATTCAAAAGCAATTCATCATCTGGGCCGCCGTTTGTTTAATTGGCGGACTCCTCGTGAGCTCTCCCGATATCGAACGCTTCTATCACCTGATGCGCAGTAACTTTGGTGCCGTCACTTCAGATGCGGCAGTTAAAGGTTATGGTCTCGTGGCCATTTCAATTGTGGGTTGGGGGGCGACGACAGTATTTGGAAAGCGTCTTTCAATGGTGGGCTTTGAACCAAAATCCATCATGGCCGGTCGTTTCTTAAGCGGTCTTTTGGTGCTGATTCCCTTCGTTCAATGGAACCGCAGCCTCATTCTTCCAAGTGGGGAAGACTATCTTCGCATTCTTATCATGGTGATCATCTCGGGTGCTCTTGCCATGTGGTTTTATTATCAGGGCCTGAAACGTCTTTCAGCTAAGACAACTGCCATTGCAGAAATGTTCTTCCCATTTTTTGCCATCATCTTTAACTGGATCTTCCTGGGGAAACAACTCTCGGAAGTTCAACTCGTGGGTGGTGGAATTCTTATTTTCGGCTCACTCGTTATTCAATTAAAGAAGTACTAA